A segment of the Trifolium pratense cultivar HEN17-A07 linkage group LG7, ARS_RC_1.1, whole genome shotgun sequence genome:
CCTCTTCTAAAAGTTGGGGGTGGCATTGGGACTGAAAGAAGTTCTGCAGTTGTTGCTAGTTTAAGTTCAAGGGTTGCATCTATTGGAAATAATCGTCTTGGTGATTGGCATTCGTATCGATCTTCAAAAACTGCTCTTAATCAACGTATGACCCTCTTTTTTCATCATAATTGTCTTGTTATACTCAGTATGTTAAATGCATCATTGGATCATGCATTGTGGTCTCATTTGAGCTTATCTGTTGGGAGAGTTTATGATAACAATTTCTGACAtggttcataagttgttttccaCTTATTTTCGTATGTAGCTagttatgaaaacaacttatatctGATATGAAAATCGTTTGACTTTAATTTACCTTTtgttatacataagcacttacatgataaattatttgaaattgtCATCATTAAGAGCTTATTTTTCCACTTACGTTCTATCAGTGTCGAAGACTATCTCGTTGGAATTTGCAAGGAAGAAGGATCCAATAATAAGTATTTTATTGCATCCTGGTACAGTTGATACAGATCTTACTAAgccatttcaaaaaaatattcctAAAGAAAAGCTCTTAACCAAAGAGTACTCAGTTCAAAAGTTGTTACACATCATTAACAATGTGAAGAGTCAGGACAATGGAAAGTTCTTTGCTTGGGATGGTCAAGAAATTCCTTGGTAATCTGTTATATTTATGTTAAACAACATAGCATGAAAGTGCGGCATCTGAATCAGAGAACGCAGACTACTCAAACGAGGTAATTAACAAAATTGCTTTCAATTCATTTGATTGATTACCATTCCCTATAATCTATATATGTCAAGTTATGAGCACGAAGAGTTGTAATCAGGGAGATTATATTGAAATGATATGACATGAAAAAATCGTTTATAAGTAAAAGACGCTTCACAccttacacacacacacactcacacACTATCAAGAGTTTGATCTTAGTctcttttgtttgattgttcAGGTTGTTAAAATGGAGACAACTCCGAAGAAAAAAGGACATCATATGAGAAAGAATTTGCAGGCGATGAATAGAATGAACAGAATGATAGCTTGCACCGGAGACAATGATAGAAACAGcttaaatataaatagttaAGAAATAAGTTATTATTTAGAATGCAACCAAATTGCCTTTGTAAAGAATCCTATTTAACAAAATTCAAAAATGATTTACCTTATAGTTTTTCATTGACACATTTATCTCTTAAGTACTATTGGACTAGTATCTCTCCAACACATGTTTTCAGTACATATAAAGGAGATAAATTAAATGatcaaaagagaagaaaatctAAAAATGAAGATAAAAAATTGCCATCGTCTAAAGACAATAAGAGAATAccacaatttgaaattttttacaaCATTTATAGTGCAATAGTGTATGACCAATTACTATTTTAATCATCAAAAACTACAGaactaagacaaaaaaaaaaatactcaaggggttaatattagtaataatatttatataagttcGTCTCCACATGAATTGTTTAACAAAGTAGTTAGAATGAATTTAGGAAATAAAACTGAaagtaaattttggtttttaagaACTTGTTTTGAGAAATTCAAGTTGAGAAAGATGTTGTTAAGATGTTTTAATTCCTCCCCTattcatatttgataatatGACGTTATATTTCCTTGCAATTCCTTTTAATACCATGACGAATTAACCAAAAAGTAGTAAAATGTGCTTTTGTAtactaaaattatcatattcaaTTAATAACACCCACTACTTTTGTAGATGAGTATGGAAATCATGAACGCATTAATTCGGTGAAACTTAAGCATAGTATTGTATTATGCCATTCGTTTCGCACAAACCTCAAGTTCAATGTTACGTACTATTCCTAGCGTTGGTTTAAATAATTATCTCATGTTGAGATTTAAAAGCTATGTTACTGGTCAATTAATTCTTGTTAACAATTCATAAATACGTCTACTTATGAATATGCTAACATGAAGAATAGAgataattaaatgaaataataaaCTGAATTGCAATGAATATAGTCTTTTTCGAACCAATTACATGGATTCAAATAGTTCAAGGGAAGTTCATCTAGATGCGGTATAATGGATCTAAGTACCTAGAAGTATCATATTACCTAGAAGGAACTTAGCTACTCATATGCATAATCAACATAACAAAGAGTTTAGAAAATTACAAATACAAAATAACCTCGTAAAAGCGCTAGAAAAACTACTCCCATTGGTGAGAGATCGCCTTGCTTTCTTGAACTCTCTCAATTTCAGTGTGTCAAAATATGGTGCCTGGACCTCTATTTGTAGTGATTTTCGCGCACTGGAACGCGCCTCATCGTGGCACGATCCTTCAGTAAATcttcatcgtggcacgatgcaTGAtgtgcagattttcttcaatttttgctttTTATGTAATTTCTTCTAACTCTTGCTTATTCTTCAAGTAAACTAAATCTTTATGTATTTTTCATGATCGACTActtaaaactaataaaattacattaaaataatcttaaaactaccctaaaaaCATCATAGTAATTTCTTTCATCACAATTTATTACAAAAGAGACTAAGGCTCCTTATATAGCCATATGTGAAGTAAATTTGGTGGCTTTCAACAGGATATGAGTTATATAATGATAAGTGGTCATGAAGAGGGAAAAGAGATAAGAAAACTGATATTTTCATCACCAGTCTCTATCACGGCCGTGTGAAGCTTGCTACTGCCGCTACAGCCTTCAGATTGGTGCAACATTTGATCTTTAGTGGGTTTTTATGATCCTTAATGTGATTAATAGCTACTTCCACGAAATTGTAACTCTTTCCTTCATAATTTCCACTTGATTTTCATTAAACAAACACTTATCcacgatgttttctctccccacccttTGTGATTCTTTTATCCCCTAACTTTcaaattttgcccttgcaaaaaacttcggtttataaaaaccgaagtttttttttgccttgaaaacaaatttcggtttatgaaaaccgaaatttaccctgaatttgtactaaaaaaaattcggtttctacgaaccgaagttttttccgAGGGCacaattggaatattgggggtataaaagaatcgcggagggtggggagagaaaacatccttATCCACATCATCATTGCAAGCCTTAACCATGAAGTCATAAAAATGGGCCAAAAGGTGGATACTTTATCGATGCTTTTGGGCCTACAAAATAGAAAACAAGCAAAATGTAGTAAGAAAGTACTAGAAACTTTGCAAACAAGCAAGATTATTATAAGGAAAATAGTAAGAAAGTACTAAAAACTTTGCAAACAAGCAAGATTATTATAAGGAAAATAGGTACTAAAACTATGCATATTTTAGAGGTATCATTTAACGGTGATTAATTTTTATCGGAGAACCTGTTGAATATACAAGGTGGTTTTTCCCCTTTCAATTGACCTAATTTTCTCTAAATACAAGAGCCAATGATAGAACTTTCATGACCACAAAGCTTAAAAAGTCCAAAGGCTCGTAttacaatgataaaaaaaacattatacattaatttttgtctttttgctTGTGTTCCTTTtctttagattttatttatttatttttatttcgaaTTTTGGGTAAGGTTTTTTGTCTTATCATTGtatataattttcatattttttttaattaatatatatgacCATTTGACATAGGATTAGAGCTTACTACGGGGTCAACAAAGTTGAGATGTCTATTATTCTTTTTAATGTCATTATGCTCTTagtgtataaaaaaattaaactaaataagaaaatataCTATTCAAATTTTTACCGTGAAATTTATTTTGGAgaaatcaattaaatataattttatcatctataatttatttattttacaataaataaCAGAATCTTAaccctaatatcaatatgcttttGACTGCTTATAAAATGTGTGCCTGAATCGCTTTGATGATACGAGTAGCGGCGCATCCCATAATACCATACATCTCTCCCCCACCCCACTCTCTAGATCCATAAGGGAGGAAACAAAACCAGGTTTATGGATTATTGTTTCGGTCTTTATCAAATGAAAACCATTATCGTTGTCTTATATCTCTACTCTTTCTCTGATATATCACAATAAATCTTCAACAACTGTGATTTCTTTGATTAGATGTGAGCAGTATGGTAAGCATACagaaaatttgattttcatctcaatttaataaatatatatacactcCATGTTCCCTTAGTCCCTTAGTATTGTTTTGAATGTGTTACCTCCGGATGATCGAGAAACAGACAACTGCCTTATATGCCAGGTATGATCTTTTAGCAACATGATTCCTTACACTTAATATTTCAAAGTCAGcatttcaaattcattcaataactgatgaatttggtctataatatagaccaaatacattaattattcaacgAATCTGAAAAGAAaacatttgcttataattaaggatggaggGAGTACTAATCAATTTTTCCTTATCAATTGGACATGATGAATTCAAGTATCAAGAGAATATTAAAACAATTTAATGCATACATGAATTTCATGTTGATTGCATTTCTAAATGGTTGATGATGAAAAACGAGTGTACTATTTGCAAATCAGAAGTTGTAactccaacaaaaaaaagattgatAAGAATCCATAAGTTCTTTCTtaatatgtaatttatttttcgtAATTTGATTATGGACACAATTCATATTTTGTTATGGTATGTTTAGAAATACCATAACAAAATAGTTGTTGTTAAAatcatattgttaaaaaaattacatattaagaaagaaaaagatattcATATCTTAAAAAACTTATGGATTCTTATCAATCTTTTTTTGTTGGAGTTACAACTTCTGATTTGCAAATAGGACACTCGTTTTTCATCATCAACCATTTAAAAATGCAATCAACATGAAATTCATGTATGCATCGAATTGTTTTAATATTCTCTTGATACTTGAATTCATCATGTCCAATTGATCATAAGGAATAAttgattaatatattaaatgtaAAACtcctactccctccgtcccaaaaagagtGTCCTAGTTGACTGTTTCATCACGTTTGCCGATGcatgacgattaatatttttaattgtataataataaaaattataaaaatttgatattttaaaaatactcatcgagacgaatcaaacaacatcttatatgataatatttatttttatttattagtagaaaaatatggtcaaaccaaaatatataaatagtataCATTTTCAAAATGGGTCCTCATtgtgggacggagagagtaatttttttggttatgttTGAGAAGTAATTACCGGTACTTTTTATGTGGTTGCATTTTATTCTCATGTCGAATTAATGGATAGTTATTTGAGTTCTAAAATTTATAGTTATATTTGGGTTCCGCTAACATGTGCCATAAGGGTtggcacattttaaggtgcattaaattaactaatattccacttaatatatttcaaaaatagtaataatcaattttattaattaaaagatatggtccactatatttattaattatttaaatcaatttggAAGACAAATTATGATACTCTTGCCAAAGATAATGATGATACACGCGTCTGACTAATTATATGCatccaatttatttttgtttgttaacaatcaagccattttttttccttcacaaAAACGTGATGCTGACTTTGAGATGGTATACATAATCATCTCTTAAATCATCTCCAAAATCAAAGTTTGTATACCATCTACAAAATCAGTAACATTTCCAACTTGTGTAAAATGGAGGTGTAAAATTCATTGAAAGGACTAAAAGCAAAGATGATAGCTTTGTACCAAAATCATTTGACCAGCGTGTGTATCATCATCGTGATCTTTGGTAAGAGTATCATAACATGTCTTtcaaattgatttaaataattaataaatataatggatcatatattttaattaagagACTTGCTATTTGGTGCGAAGTGACAAATTGCGAATGCATAACGAAACAAATGATATGTGAGCTATAGattgttttttgtattttaaaaatagataaGAGTTAAAGTATgtcaaaatcaaacacaatccAATGGCTATAAAGCATTCGTAAAACTTCGTCAATGCAAATTCGCACCATCCAGCTTTTTCctttaattaatgaaattattattactatttttgaaatacattAAGTGTGATACTAGTTAATTAAATACACTTTAACATGTGCCcaaagggcacatgttaacctTTGCCTTATATTTATGATGATATTTTATATTGCAAGAGTATATGACGAATTACTATTttaatcatcaaaatctacataactaagataaaaaaaaaaaaaaaaaaaattctcaaggggttaatattttataggaaaatgttaaataatgcACCCGATGCACTAGTTAAACACATAATAAGGAAATTTTGTCTTTGAAActcgtgcattcaatgcattgaaaatgtaaaaaattatttttatcgaCATTAACCTTaagttttatttatattaatttttgatATACTTAACAAGTGCACCGAATATACTGTTTAACATACCCTATTTTATATTAGACTAATAAACATAACAATTCATTACAAAGAGTGCATATATCATAAGTAATGTCTAGAAATGCAAAAGATTAGATTGAAAAGTGAACCGCTTGCACATCATTCTGTTAACTACAACTCTTTGGTGGTGGTAGTGGTACTGGTAGTGATTTGATTGTAGTGATGATTCACATTCGATCCATTCATCTTTGAGTAGCTTCTTCTCCCATTTAGGAAAATTCTATGGACAAATAAATTTCATTGTCAtatgagagagaaaaaaaattgaaaagaaaaataaacaccaaTTAATCGTACTTTGAGATGTTGAATAATTTGTGTtgtctttatatatatttctataAAGATGTGAATTTGGAAGATCATATTACATTCTGTCGAGGACATCCTTATTAGGTACCTTGCAGACCAAGCTCTCCCATTTGACACTTGAAAATAGATATCTCCTCCCTTCTTATTAAAATCAAAGTGTTCGTTACCAACACATTCTATACAGCACATACACATTTTAAATAGAGCGTCTACCGATGTCAGATTCATCTATGTCCGTTCCGGTGTTAGACATATATCAATGTATGTTTCGATGACATCGACACTTATGATTAGGTTAAATCACaccattttcttaaatttttatcaatGTCAACGTGACAGTGTCGTGTTTAGTATCTttgtttgtttatgtgcttCATAGAACGTGTTTGAGACTACATGTCTTACATCGACGATACTGATTACATGGAAtcatgtcattttttcaaatttttatcaatattaATGTGTCAGTTTTATGTTTGGTATCCATATTTCAGTATGTGCTTCATTGAACGTATTTCATACTAAGTATCACGAAATTCTCGAATTTGAATGTGGTTCTTCGATTACTATTGCACATTCATCTCTAACAAAGAAAACATAATTTGAAAGAGGTTAGAAAAtgttatatatgaattttaaggTGTAATTTTTGTAAACATTATAGTAAATAAACATTATGTGAATCTCCACACACACCAATATAAAGATAGTGTATAATTTATGTATAATTTCTTTACATGCAATCAATATCATTATACGTAAATATTTGAGGAGATATTTTAAGAACAAAGTAATAAAAGTGACATTATGATGTAATTTGAATGGATGCACGTGTAAAATAAATTACACTGTTAGagtataacaaaataatttaatagaTTGATGATTTCTTATTAAATGATCGTGTAAAACTAATTTACACCGTCATACATGTTCATTAATGTCAAGAAGAAAAATTTACACCTGCCTAAACGGTTGCAACTACCAAAAATCAATTCTGAGATATGTTACCGTGTACTATATATTTCTGTGTTTTTCTATTAATAGCATTCCTTTCTTGGTGACTATTATGCCACGCTTCATGTTCTTTTCTCTTTCATGTAATGATTCACTATTGCTTCTATTGCCACCaacccacaacaacaacaacacttcCATGGCTTCACGTTCACCTAGGCTTCTATCACTAGCAAGAAGAgccttttcttcatcttctcaagCTAATGGTGTTTCCTTAGTTCAAGGAGCTTCCAGAGGAATCGGTCTTGAATTCGTAAGATtctttttttcctacaaaatcaATGTTTTTTTCCTCATGGGTATTTCATACATTGtcaaaaaaatctaatttttcttcatggggtgtgatttttttttcctctctgtTTTTTTAGTTACTGTTTTGTGTTTCTGCATTGTGTAGGTGAAGCAATTGTTAGAGAACAATGATAAAGGGCATGTTGTTGCTACTTGTCGTAATCCAAATGCATCAACTGGGCTGCTTCATTTGAAGGATAGATTTGATGATCGTCTTCAAGTTTTGCCTTTGGATTTGACAGTTGAAAGTTCTATTGaggttatttttcttttctcaataattgtttttctttcttttctctgtCATTTTTACAATAAGTAAGCATGAATTTAGATACTAAGTGACCCTTTTAATTATTAGGATGTTAGGACTTAGGATAGATTTCTTGTCAAACATTAAACTTAAAGTGGTGTATTTGGTATAGGAAATTTTACTAGACAATAGAAATGGGATTTGTGGCAAGGTTTATAAAATGTGTAttagaattgggagttgagcttaactcaaccctacaaaacgtgttgtaaggtgatgattgcaAGTGTGCGGATATAAATAGTGGCTAGACCGATCAGAAACCTGGTAGCAGGTGGGCCCAGCGGATCGAGGTTATGAATTCTGATACAATCTTAGTATAgggagttgggcctaactcaaccctacaaaatcaacatttgtaaggtgaggattgccctcacttataaacatatattcaagccatctcgcaaccgatatAAGGCTGTTAACAATATGTTTAGCTACCATTTAACTTTAGGCtgaaattttctattttttttattaccaaaTTATATGTACAAAGTATCCACGGCTATTTAGAAGTGATTAATTTTTTCCGGAGAACCTATTAGGCATACAAGGACTTATTGGCTTAAACATGCTATTAGTCCTTGTAAATATGCCTCCTTATGCAGTTAGTCCCtgcaaaaatattttgtttccaTTTAATTTGCTGCTGGTGTAGATGACTGAATGATACTTCAACAATGCTAGGTTGGATAAGCGAGGctgtgtgttgctagcatttcTATTCCCAActaaattttgttatatttggtcAAGTGCAGTAATCCCAAAAACAGAAATGCAAGTAACACATTTCTCTTTTGTTTGTTGAAATTTATAGGGGATCCCAATGAATTTATGTAGAACACGCATGATTTagtagaatttattttaaaaatagtgaCATCTTTTTGAACTTTAACTAAAAGGAGTTTGTGTTGGGAAAAGACTAAAAGTGTGTGTTTGTAGTACTCTTGTTCCCATGAATAGAAAAAGAGATGTTGGAATGATGGCTTAGAGCTTATCGAGTCTCAACCATGGAATCAATGGAACCATTTTTATGAAGTTTACATCATCACTTGTTAATTTCTTCTCCCCTCGCTATATTCATTGTTGTCAATCTCAGGTCACAGAAAATAGCAGTTCATTCAAATTCTACTATGCTGCGGTGCTATAGCGCTTCTATAACCACTATTTGACATCACATTCTACTAAATAGCATATCGCGGAACAATACCAGTTTCTTCAAATTCCGCTACGCTATAGCACTATAGCtgttatttgacaacactgacATTGATTAAGTTAACCGACATGTCATTTCCTAAATGGGAACGTTTGTCTAGGGAGAATTAACAAATGTAGTACCCTTTTTTATTAAGACTGATGTTATGTCATGATATTGTTGCTCTTTTTACAATTTACAAACAACACGATCAGCTATAGGATATCGAATATAGGATGATATATATTCTTGTTTAGGCATTACGACCGTTCACTGTTAGATATGAAAATTTCTTGTTTGTTAAGCTTTGTGTGTTTCATAATATTTCAGGCATCTGCATTGTCAATCGAAGAGACATATGGTCATCTAAACCTTCTCATAAATGCATCTGGAATTCTTTCAATACCCGAAGTATTGCAACCAGgtaaatatttgtttcattGTTTGGCAACGGACATAATGTAAACTGTGAGCTAAAACTTTATTACCATGTTATATGTATAGTCAATgatattagttatctatactatACAGAAACCACATTGAACAAATTGGAGAAGTCATCTTTAATGCTTGCATATGAGGTTAATGCCGTCGGTCCTATCTTGGTTATCAAGGTAACATCAATCTGAATTTcattacaaattttttattcatttatctatttatgataattttagaAGTAAATGTGAGTTGTTTATGTGTATGTGGATCCTATCTTTAGCTATTCTTGTTTCTGTCTGATTTTGTATGTGTTCCTTTTCCTTCAATGTTATGAATGAATGTGTTTTCGATAATTTGAGCCAACTTTTTTATCTAATTATGTGAAATTCTAAATCAGCACATGTGGCCTCTTCTAAAAGCTGGAGGTGGGATTGGAACTGAAAGAAGTGCTGCAGTTGTAGCTAGTTTGAGTGCAAGGGTTGCATCTATTGGCGATAATCGTCTTGGTGGTTGGCATTCGTATCGATCTTCAAAGACTGCTCTTAATCAATGTATGGTTCTCTTTTTTCATGATCACTGTCCTATTATACTCAATATCATAAATGCATCATTGGATCATGCACTGTGGTCTCATTATATAGAAACATATATATAGTCTATCAGTCATGTACTACACTGCACATGTCCATGCAAGTCGGATGGGAAGTGGTGTTTCCAGTGGCTGACGGGTGAGTAACGTGTAAGAACCTGCCCTTGGGAGGGGGACAGCAGCTGGAAACGGCTGCTAATACCCCGTAGGCTGAGGAGCGAAAGGAGGAATCAGCCCAAGGAGGGGTTCACGTCTGATTAGCTAGTTGGTGAGGTAATAGCTTACCAAGGCGGCGGTGATCAGTAGCTAGCTGGTCCAAGAGGATGATCAGCCACACTGGGACTGAGACAAGGCCCAAACTGCTAAGGGAGGCAGCAGCGGGGAATTTTCCGCAATGGGCGAAAGCCTGACGGAGCAATGCCGCTTGGAGGTAAAAGGCCTACGGGTCATGAACTTCTTTTCCTTGAGAAGAAACAATGACGGTATCCGCGGAATAAGCATCAGCTAACTCTGTGCCAGCAGCCGCATTTCATAAATGTTATTGCGATGCATTGGTTGGTGATGTATACATTAAATTCAATTTGATATTGAAGTATTGAACCTGTTTGGATTAGGAGAGTATGAAACTAATTTATGACatgtttataagttgttttcagcttatagCATATATGAAATTTACtctttgttatagaaatagcttgtAGCATAAGTATTTTTGTTTTACCCTTTGTTTGAAATGGTAACCATTAAGAACTTATTTTTCCCAGTTACGTTTTACCAGTGTCGAAGACTATCTCGTTGGAATTTGCGAGGAAGAAGGATCCGATAATAACTATTC
Coding sequences within it:
- the LOC123894418 gene encoding C-factor-like, whose protein sequence is MPRFMFFSLSCNDSLLLLLPPTHNNNNTSMASRSPRLLSLARRAFSSSSQANGVSLVQGASRGIGLEFVKQLLENNDKGHVVATCRNPNASTGLLHLKDRFDDRLQVLPLDLTVESSIEASALSIEETYGHLNLLINASGILSIPEVLQPETTLNKLEKSSLMLAYEVNAVGPILVIKHMWPLLKAGGGIGTERSAAVVASLSARVASIGDNRLGGWHSYRSSKTALNQLSKTISLEFARKKDPIITILLHPGTVDTDLSKPFQKNVPKEKLFTKEYSVHKLLHIINNVKSQDNGKFFAWDGQEIPW